The Prosthecodimorpha staleyi region CGTGGTCATAGGCGGCGCGCTGACCACCACCATGGCGCGGTTCACGATGGGGCACTTCTTCGCGGCCTTCACGACCGGCCTGAAGGCGGTCACCTTCTCGCACCACGGCTCGGCGCGCGACATGATCGACAAGATCGCCGAACTCAGCGACATCGTGCGCAAGCAGGGCGCGCTCGGCCTGGAGGCGGTTGAGATCGAGGACGAGTTTCTCGCCAAGGGCATGCGCATGGTCGCCGACGGCTTCGATCTCGCCATCATCCGCGAGAGCCTCGAGCGCGAGCGCGATCTGCATGTCGAGCGCCTGGAGGATGCCCACAAGCTGTTCAAGTTTCTGGGCGATGCGGCCCCGGGCATGGGCATGGTCGGCACCATCATCGGCCTGATCTCGATGTTCAGCCACATGGACGATCCGAAGAAGATCGGCCCCGGCATGGCGGTCGCGCTGCTGACGACGCTTTACGGCGCCGTGCTCGCCAACGTCGTGGCGCTGCCGATCGCCGACAAGTTGCAACTGCGCGCCGCCGAGGAAGGCATCAACATGACGCTGGTCATCGACGGCGTCCTGATGATCCGCGAGAACAAGAGCCCGGCCGTGATCCGCGACATGCTGCTGAGCTACCTGCCGCAGAAGACCCGTGCGGCCATGATGGAAGCGGCCTGAGGAGCGCCCGATGGCCAGGAAAAAGGGACATGGCGGCGGCGGGCATGGCGGCGCGTGGGTCATCACCTTCGCCGACCTGATGGCCCTGCTGATGGCCTTCTTCGTCATGCTGGTCGCCTCGGCCAACCAGGACAAGCAGAAGCTTGCCGACGCCGCCGGCAGCCTGCGCGAGGCCTTCGGCGTGCAGCCGGAATTCCGTCGCGCCGGCATGATCGAGCGCGACGGCCTGCCGGTGCGCCAGTTCCTGAAGGAATCCAACGTCGTCGAGAAGAAGCTCGACGCCTCCCATTCCGCCGAGCGCAACGACCGCTTCGAGAAGCAGGGACCGGAGGCGAACACCCACAATTTCGAGCGCGCCGCCGAGGAGAAGCCGAAGCAGTTCCTGACCGCCGCCGCCTCGCTGCGCCAAGCGCTCGCCGACATGCCCGAGATCGCCGAAATCTCCAAGAACGTGATCTTCGAGGAGACCGACGAAGGCCTCAACATCCGCCTCGTCGACCAGGACGGCCGCTCGATGTTCGCGGAAGGCTCGCGCACCCCCTACGAGCATACCCGCCAGATCCTGATGCGCATCGCGCCGGTGATCGCGCGCATGCCGCATCGCATCCGCGTCACCGGCCACACCGCCGGCGGGCGGCGCTGGTCCGGCACCTCGGGCTCGCCCTGGGAATTGTCCGCCGGGCGCGCCGCCACCGTGCAGGAGGTCCTGGCCAGCTTCGGCGTCGGCTACGACCGGTTTGAATCGGTGGTCGGCAAGGCCGATGCCGAGCCGCTGTTCCCGACCGAGCCGTTCCTCGCCGCCAACCGGCGCGTCGACATCCTGCTCGCCCATCAGGCGCCGCCGCTGCCGAATTCCCCGCTGAAGTGAACGGCCCGCCGGGTTGGGAACCGCCGGCCGGCCTCCGGACGCACCTTGCATCGGCGGGGTCGCGCCGCGCCGACGCCCGGCATTGGGACCGGTCGCCTCCGGCGCCGGGCTGCCGCGCGGGTGGTGCCCTTGCGGGCGGGCCGGGCGGGGTCTATCCGGGGCCGATCCGGGAGATCCGCCATGCCGACGCCGACCGCCGCCGCCGAATCCGAACCCCTCGTCATCCGCCCGGCCGAGGCCGCCGATCTGATGGGGATCGTGTCGCTGTTCGTCGATGACGAGACCGGCGGCCATGGCGACACCCTGGACCCGGCCTTCCGGCCGCTCTATGAGGCGGCCTTCGCGCGGATCGCGGCGAGCCCGAACGACACCGTCTTCGTGGCGCTGCTGGGCGCGCGCATTGTCGGCACCTACCAGCTGACCTTCGTGCCGACCATCGTCCATCGCGGCCGGCTGCGGGCGATGGTGGAATCGGTCCAT contains the following coding sequences:
- a CDS encoding motility protein A, whose amino-acid sequence is MDIATFIGIGGGFGVLVIAIFMEGSKLSQFMDLLATNVVIGGALTTTMARFTMGHFFAAFTTGLKAVTFSHHGSARDMIDKIAELSDIVRKQGALGLEAVEIEDEFLAKGMRMVADGFDLAIIRESLERERDLHVERLEDAHKLFKFLGDAAPGMGMVGTIIGLISMFSHMDDPKKIGPGMAVALLTTLYGAVLANVVALPIADKLQLRAAEEGINMTLVIDGVLMIRENKSPAVIRDMLLSYLPQKTRAAMMEAA
- a CDS encoding OmpA/MotB family protein, with the translated sequence MARKKGHGGGGHGGAWVITFADLMALLMAFFVMLVASANQDKQKLADAAGSLREAFGVQPEFRRAGMIERDGLPVRQFLKESNVVEKKLDASHSAERNDRFEKQGPEANTHNFERAAEEKPKQFLTAAASLRQALADMPEIAEISKNVIFEETDEGLNIRLVDQDGRSMFAEGSRTPYEHTRQILMRIAPVIARMPHRIRVTGHTAGGRRWSGTSGSPWELSAGRAATVQEVLASFGVGYDRFESVVGKADAEPLFPTEPFLAANRRVDILLAHQAPPLPNSPLK
- a CDS encoding GNAT family N-acetyltransferase, encoding MPTPTAAAESEPLVIRPAEAADLMGIVSLFVDDETGGHGDTLDPAFRPLYEAAFARIAASPNDTVFVALLGARIVGTYQLTFVPTIVHRGRLRAMVESVHVDSRLRSHGIGAAMMRHAEAAARAGGAGILQLTSNKKRLDAHRFYERLGFAKSHEGFKMDLDADTP